A DNA window from Niabella yanshanensis contains the following coding sequences:
- a CDS encoding bestrophin family protein: MHAGRRFTPVEFMKWTIRDTYWMLFLATIPTLLYFLGLKFLTFPWQPTAIVGTAVAFIVGFKNNASYNRLWEARQIYGTIINDSRSFAYTLRDALGGKQSIVVKRMFYRHFGWLTALRFQLREPRVWENMSDKRNENFRSSHYEIPETLTRVDIELAKYLGQEELSYILSKKNRATQLTAIQSEELAALRKDGLINDFQWTQLQQGLMKFTDHQGKAERIKNFPYPRNFSSIATYLLFIFIILVPFALLREFDRLGDGTFLQGYSIWLNIPFSAAITWAFHTLDTVGESSVNPFEGSANDVPITQISRTIEIDMRDMLDEANLPPAIVPKNNIVL; this comes from the coding sequence ATGCACGCAGGCAGACGATTTACACCGGTAGAGTTTATGAAATGGACCATCAGGGACACTTATTGGATGTTGTTCCTGGCCACGATACCCACTTTATTATACTTCCTGGGTTTAAAATTCCTGACATTTCCCTGGCAGCCCACCGCCATTGTGGGTACGGCAGTGGCATTTATTGTAGGGTTTAAAAATAACGCCAGTTATAACAGGCTATGGGAGGCACGCCAGATTTATGGTACTATTATCAACGATAGCCGCAGCTTTGCTTATACACTGCGCGATGCATTGGGTGGTAAACAATCCATTGTTGTGAAACGGATGTTTTACAGGCATTTTGGCTGGCTTACAGCCTTACGTTTCCAATTACGGGAGCCAAGAGTTTGGGAAAATATGAGCGATAAACGGAATGAGAATTTCAGATCATCTCATTACGAAATACCCGAAACATTAACCAGGGTTGATATAGAACTGGCGAAATACCTGGGGCAGGAGGAGTTAAGCTATATTCTTTCTAAAAAGAACCGGGCTACGCAATTAACTGCCATACAATCAGAGGAGTTAGCTGCCTTGAGAAAGGACGGTCTGATCAATGATTTTCAATGGACACAGCTACAACAGGGCCTGATGAAGTTTACCGATCACCAGGGGAAGGCCGAACGTATTAAAAACTTTCCTTATCCCCGTAATTTTTCCTCTATCGCTACCTACCTGCTTTTTATATTTATTATTTTAGTACCCTTTGCGTTGCTCCGCGAATTTGATAGACTAGGCGATGGAACCTTTTTGCAAGGTTATTCAATATGGTTAAATATCCCGTTTTCTGCGGCTATTACCTGGGCTTTTCATACATTGGATACGGTGGGCGAAAGTTCGGTAAATCCCTTTGAAGGAAGCGCTAACGATGTGCCTATTACTCAAATCAGCCGTACCATCGAAATAGATATGCGCGATATGCTGGATGAAGCGAACCTGCCACCGGCTATTGTGCCGAAGAATAATATTGTGCTGTAG
- a CDS encoding KilA-N domain-containing protein: protein MSKSKMIEVEGREIAIISDRLDDFISLTDIAKHKNEEATGLVISHWLSTRYTVEFMGLWEQIHNPTFNVTEFGNIKSEAGSNGYVLSSKQWIPKQMQLALYQNRADMAAVLLPIGGYCI from the coding sequence ATGTCAAAGAGTAAAATGATAGAAGTCGAAGGGCGGGAAATAGCAATTATTTCCGATAGGCTGGATGATTTTATTTCGCTGACAGATATTGCAAAGCACAAAAACGAAGAGGCTACAGGCCTGGTTATCTCACATTGGTTAAGTACAAGATACACGGTAGAGTTTATGGGCTTATGGGAGCAAATTCATAATCCAACTTTTAATGTTACTGAATTCGGTAACATTAAAAGCGAAGCGGGGAGCAATGGCTATGTTTTATCGTCAAAGCAATGGATACCAAAACAAATGCAATTGGCATTATATCAAAACCGGGCCGATATGGCGGCGGTACTTTTGCCCATAGGGGGATATTGCATTTGA
- a CDS encoding helix-turn-helix transcriptional regulator, translating into MTTHTAMPNHKVHEGRNIKRFREMLGIKQDALAADLDMSQQSISLLEQKETIDTPLLQQISAILKIPVEAIQHFDEEAAINVISNTFNNHDHSSPQFASVINNSPTFNPLDKMVELYERMLQQQREMIDKLEKLIEKK; encoded by the coding sequence ATGACAACACATACTGCTATGCCGAACCACAAAGTACATGAAGGCCGCAACATTAAACGTTTTCGGGAAATGCTGGGTATAAAGCAAGATGCCCTGGCTGCCGATCTCGACATGAGCCAGCAGAGCATATCATTACTCGAGCAAAAGGAGACCATCGATACCCCCCTGCTCCAGCAAATTTCTGCTATTTTGAAAATACCGGTGGAAGCGATTCAGCATTTTGATGAAGAAGCCGCGATAAATGTCATCTCAAATACTTTTAATAATCACGATCATTCCAGTCCACAATTTGCAAGTGTTATAAACAATTCACCTACGTTTAACCCACTTGATAAGATGGTGGAATTATACGAGCGTATGTTGCAACAGCAAAGAGAAATGATTGATAAGCTGGAGAAGTTGATAGAAAAGAAATAA
- a CDS encoding sensor histidine kinase produces MHKKLYLRKYAQTRQWFNNIVNIGLTPDLSFEEARRVQIFNVMGMMGLLISTIFVIIHFSNDRVTLGLLNVVTMLSTGTVVIANYKHSYYFGQLAVSIALSIVFTATSFLYHDGMEFYLLLLTALMATIMKRSWFLRTLSIINCIIFLVLIKRSAEFYTPTPGNIYFVNLVLLVMFYLVFFRYSGKINRLYLANIEERNHQLRQQQARLIEQTEELEISNRKLAVLNSTKEKLFSILAHDVRSPIAGLKTSLDLLNEKALSRETFTELSHELSSQLDQLQDSMDNLLKWSNRQMTGIELQPQKIMIASLIADTIGLLQYNLANKNISINTSFDTDAMIYADPDHIKLVMRNLISNAIKFSYAGSKIDLLVEHRDSLVHFSVIDKGIGMKKDVIDKLFNEAAVTSQRGTSNEKGTGMGLKISREFAEKNGGQILIQCEPGTGCVFTLTLPVAASSQVVLPE; encoded by the coding sequence ATGCACAAAAAGCTGTATCTGAGAAAATATGCCCAAACGCGTCAATGGTTCAATAATATTGTCAATATAGGGTTAACTCCAGACCTTAGTTTTGAAGAAGCCAGAAGAGTTCAGATTTTCAATGTGATGGGAATGATGGGCCTTCTCATATCAACTATTTTTGTCATCATTCACTTTTCTAATGATCGCGTTACACTGGGCCTGCTTAATGTAGTAACGATGCTGTCCACAGGAACTGTTGTCATTGCCAATTACAAACATTCCTACTATTTTGGCCAGCTAGCGGTCAGCATCGCGTTAAGTATTGTTTTCACCGCCACCAGCTTTCTTTATCATGATGGTATGGAATTTTACCTGTTGCTGTTGACAGCGCTAATGGCTACTATTATGAAAAGGAGCTGGTTTTTACGAACTTTATCTATCATCAACTGTATTATATTTCTGGTTCTTATAAAGCGGTCGGCCGAATTTTATACACCAACGCCGGGTAATATTTATTTCGTTAACCTGGTGTTACTGGTAATGTTTTACCTCGTTTTTTTCAGGTATTCAGGAAAAATAAACCGTTTGTACCTCGCAAATATTGAAGAGCGGAATCATCAACTCCGGCAGCAGCAAGCCCGTCTCATTGAACAAACCGAAGAACTGGAGATCAGCAATCGTAAGCTGGCGGTGCTAAACAGCACCAAAGAAAAGCTATTCTCTATACTGGCGCACGACGTACGCAGCCCAATTGCCGGCTTGAAAACCTCACTGGATCTGCTCAATGAAAAAGCATTATCAAGAGAAACTTTTACCGAGCTTTCGCATGAACTTTCTTCACAGTTAGACCAGCTACAGGACAGTATGGACAATTTATTGAAATGGAGTAACCGGCAGATGACGGGAATAGAACTGCAGCCGCAAAAAATAATGATAGCCTCCCTGATAGCTGATACTATCGGATTATTGCAATATAACCTGGCCAATAAAAACATCAGTATCAATACCAGTTTTGATACCGATGCAATGATATATGCCGACCCAGATCATATTAAACTGGTTATGCGCAACCTGATTTCCAATGCCATAAAATTCAGTTATGCAGGCAGCAAGATTGACCTGCTCGTAGAACATAGAGATTCACTTGTCCATTTCTCTGTTATTGACAAGGGTATTGGAATGAAGAAAGATGTTATAGACAAATTATTTAATGAAGCAGCTGTAACCTCGCAAAGAGGTACTTCCAATGAAAAAGGTACGGGAATGGGATTAAAGATCAGCAGGGAATTCGCCGAAAAAAACGGTGGACAAATACTGATACAATGCGAACCAGGTACAGGCTGTGTTTTCACGTTAACGTTACCGGTAGCAGCATCCAGCCAGGTTGTGTTGCCCGAATAG
- the nagB gene encoding glucosamine-6-phosphate deaminase, whose amino-acid sequence MSKQQTSGNYIDSLEKISVNIQADVKSGSKVIAQTIANLIRQKQQQGQNCVLGLATGSSPKTLYAELARMHKEEGLSFGNVISFNLDEYYPISKEAPQSYNRFMHNHLFDQVDIKPENIHIPNGEIKKEDIKAACADYEKQIEAAGGIDLQILGIGNNGHIGFNEPGSGIYTRTRLVNLTNSTRLANAYEFANISEVPRMAITMGISTIMKSRQIILMAWGPAKAIAVKKAVEDEDSEIVPASFLQNHDNVSFVLDEAAAAGLTRIKSPWLTGDCEWTAKTIKKAVVNMALQLGKTVLSLTNEDYNDNGLSDLLVEKGDAYEINLEVYYMLRDSITGWPGGKPNAVIPAHPERSEPYPKKCIIFSPHPDDDIISMGGTFQRLHDQGHEVHVAYQTSGNIAVTDEFVTRFLDFAVGFNQIADINSDKPGQILSEAKTYISGKKPGQVDSPTIRSLKGLIRRGEAKATCNYVGIDPNNVHFQNLPFYETGTIEKKPLGEEDVELTIQLLREVKPQQVFCAGDFADPHGTHLVCFNAVLKALQRIKADGDEWIHDCWLWLYKGAWQEWDIEDIEMAIPMSPAQVLKKRFGIFIHQSQKDSVPFQGSDDREFWQRAEERNAATAKIFADLGLTHYAAMEAFVRWQY is encoded by the coding sequence ATGAGTAAACAACAAACTTCAGGCAATTATATAGATAGTCTTGAAAAGATCAGTGTAAATATCCAGGCTGATGTAAAAAGTGGTTCAAAGGTAATTGCTCAAACTATTGCCAACCTGATCAGGCAGAAACAGCAGCAGGGACAAAATTGCGTGCTGGGACTGGCTACAGGATCCAGTCCTAAAACCCTTTACGCAGAGCTGGCACGCATGCATAAAGAAGAAGGCTTAAGCTTCGGCAATGTAATTTCCTTTAACCTGGATGAGTATTACCCCATCAGCAAAGAAGCGCCACAAAGCTATAACCGCTTTATGCATAATCACCTGTTCGACCAGGTGGACATAAAACCGGAGAACATTCATATTCCTAACGGAGAAATTAAAAAAGAAGATATCAAAGCTGCCTGTGCTGATTATGAAAAGCAAATAGAGGCAGCGGGCGGTATTGACCTGCAGATACTCGGTATTGGTAATAATGGGCATATTGGTTTCAACGAACCCGGATCGGGCATTTATACCCGTACCCGCCTGGTAAATCTGACCAACAGCACCCGCCTGGCCAATGCCTATGAGTTTGCCAATATTTCTGAAGTCCCGCGCATGGCCATTACTATGGGTATCAGCACCATTATGAAATCCAGGCAGATCATTCTGATGGCCTGGGGGCCGGCTAAAGCCATAGCGGTAAAAAAAGCAGTGGAAGACGAAGATTCCGAGATCGTTCCCGCCTCTTTCCTGCAAAACCACGATAATGTAAGTTTCGTACTCGATGAAGCGGCGGCAGCGGGCCTCACCCGTATCAAGTCGCCCTGGCTTACCGGCGATTGTGAATGGACTGCTAAAACCATAAAAAAGGCCGTTGTGAATATGGCCTTACAACTCGGCAAAACCGTACTGAGCCTGACCAACGAAGATTATAATGACAATGGACTCAGTGACCTGTTGGTGGAAAAAGGTGATGCCTACGAGATCAATCTCGAAGTGTACTATATGCTGCGCGACAGTATTACCGGCTGGCCCGGTGGTAAGCCCAATGCAGTAATTCCGGCCCACCCCGAAAGATCGGAACCCTATCCTAAAAAATGCATCATCTTCTCTCCCCACCCCGATGATGACATCATCAGCATGGGAGGTACTTTTCAACGGCTGCACGACCAGGGGCATGAAGTGCATGTGGCTTATCAAACCTCGGGTAATATTGCTGTTACCGATGAATTTGTCACCCGCTTTTTAGATTTTGCAGTAGGGTTTAACCAGATCGCCGATATTAATTCTGATAAACCCGGACAGATCCTGAGCGAAGCAAAAACGTATATATCCGGCAAAAAACCCGGCCAGGTTGACTCGCCCACCATTCGCTCTTTAAAGGGTTTAATCCGGCGCGGCGAAGCCAAAGCCACCTGTAACTATGTAGGCATCGATCCCAATAATGTACATTTTCAAAACCTGCCTTTTTATGAAACAGGTACAATTGAAAAGAAACCTTTGGGAGAAGAAGATGTGGAGTTGACCATTCAACTGCTACGCGAGGTAAAACCCCAGCAGGTATTTTGTGCCGGCGACTTCGCAGATCCGCACGGCACCCACCTGGTATGTTTTAATGCAGTGTTGAAAGCCTTACAACGTATCAAAGCTGATGGAGATGAGTGGATCCATGACTGCTGGCTATGGCTGTATAAAGGCGCCTGGCAGGAATGGGATATCGAGGATATTGAAATGGCCATCCCTATGAGCCCCGCACAGGTGCTTAAAAAACGTTTCGGTATTTTTATCCACCAGTCCCAGAAAGACAGTGTACCTTTCCAGGGCAGTGATGACCGCGAGTTCTGGCAGAGAGCTGAAGAAAGAAATGCTGCTACTGCTAAAATATTTGCAGACCTCGGACTTACACATTATGCCGCCATGGAAGCATTTGTAAGATGGCAATATTAA
- a CDS encoding beta-N-acetylhexosaminidase has protein sequence MLKSFSFTLLLLAACALSIAQKVNIIPQPTSITEKEGFFTLTAKTAIIAQTKDEIKSANFLNEYLKNCYGFTLPVKSKGTTGIMIKSGNGAKDGYTLNINKSTAAITGLTAPGAFYGIQSLIQLLPTEKSSTLLIPSVSITDAPTVQYRGLMLDVGRHVFPLSFIKKYIDYIALHKMNYFHWHLTEDQGWRIEIKKYPKLTQVGAYRNGTITGRYPGTGNTNEKYGGFYTQEQVKEIVKYAADRFITVVPEIEMPGHGSAAIAAYPFLSCFPEKPTYYFFKKVGNKPANWAGDTTTKAVMQSWGVYDDIFCAGKESTFKFLQDVLDEVLPLFPSKIVHIGGDEAPKTNWQNCPNCQKRIKELNIKGDDKHKAEHYLQSYFVQRMEKYLNAKGKTLLGWDEILEGGLAPNAWVMSWRGEAGGIQAAKEHHNVIMTPTTYAYIDYQQAKKEDSVTISDNRGFLPIEKVYSWKIFPDALSAEEKKYVQGGQANLWTEYINNSSKVEYMIFPRVAAVSEVLWTPQEQKNWDNFSKRLEVQKKRYNLWGTNYFGKNQ, from the coding sequence ATGCTTAAATCATTTTCTTTCACACTGCTATTGCTTGCTGCATGTGCGTTATCTATCGCACAAAAGGTAAACATCATCCCTCAACCCACTAGCATTACCGAAAAAGAAGGTTTCTTTACACTTACCGCTAAAACAGCTATTATTGCTCAAACCAAAGATGAAATAAAATCTGCAAACTTTCTGAATGAATATCTTAAAAATTGCTATGGCTTTACCTTACCGGTAAAATCTAAGGGAACAACAGGTATTATGATCAAATCCGGCAACGGTGCTAAAGACGGCTATACTTTAAATATCAATAAAAGTACCGCTGCTATAACCGGCCTTACAGCTCCGGGTGCTTTTTATGGTATACAATCGCTAATTCAGTTATTACCAACCGAAAAGAGCAGTACATTATTGATCCCTTCGGTAAGCATCACAGATGCGCCTACAGTACAATACCGGGGCCTGATGCTTGATGTAGGCAGGCATGTGTTTCCATTAAGCTTTATTAAAAAATATATTGATTATATCGCATTGCATAAAATGAACTATTTCCATTGGCACCTCACCGAGGACCAGGGATGGCGTATCGAAATAAAAAAGTATCCTAAATTAACACAGGTAGGTGCTTACCGTAATGGCACCATCACCGGCAGATACCCTGGCACCGGCAATACAAATGAAAAATATGGCGGTTTTTACACACAGGAGCAGGTAAAGGAAATTGTTAAATACGCTGCCGACCGCTTTATAACCGTGGTTCCCGAAATTGAAATGCCCGGGCATGGCAGTGCGGCCATTGCGGCCTACCCGTTCCTGAGCTGTTTCCCCGAAAAACCCACTTATTATTTCTTTAAAAAAGTAGGTAATAAACCCGCCAACTGGGCCGGAGACACCACCACTAAAGCAGTAATGCAAAGCTGGGGAGTATATGATGATATTTTTTGTGCCGGCAAAGAATCAACATTTAAATTCCTGCAAGATGTGTTAGACGAGGTGCTACCTTTATTCCCTTCCAAAATTGTACATATAGGAGGCGATGAAGCACCTAAGACCAATTGGCAAAATTGCCCTAATTGTCAAAAAAGAATCAAAGAACTTAATATTAAAGGCGACGATAAGCACAAAGCCGAACACTACCTGCAAAGTTATTTTGTACAGCGAATGGAAAAGTATCTAAACGCCAAAGGTAAAACCCTTTTGGGCTGGGATGAAATACTGGAAGGAGGTCTAGCCCCTAATGCCTGGGTAATGAGTTGGCGTGGCGAAGCGGGCGGTATACAAGCGGCAAAAGAACACCATAATGTTATTATGACCCCTACAACCTACGCTTATATCGATTACCAGCAGGCGAAAAAAGAAGATTCGGTTACAATCAGCGATAATAGAGGCTTCCTGCCAATTGAGAAAGTATATAGCTGGAAGATATTCCCTGATGCCCTGTCAGCAGAGGAAAAAAAATACGTGCAAGGCGGACAAGCCAATCTCTGGACTGAATATATCAATAATTCGTCCAAAGTTGAATACATGATATTCCCGCGTGTAGCTGCAGTAAGCGAAGTGTTATGGACGCCCCAGGAACAGAAAAACTGGGATAACTTCAGCAAACGATTAGAGGTTCAGAAAAAACGGTATAACCTTTGGGGCACTAATTATTTCGGAAAAAATCAATAA
- a CDS encoding nuclear transport factor 2 family protein, giving the protein MTNKQMVERFYEAFSRRDFETMNSCYAEDIVFSDPVFGFLRGDEVRAMWKMLCMNAKDFMLTFDEITEIDHEYLTCKWVASYTFSGTGRKIVNRAKGFMRINEGLIVEHSDGFRLSTWLAQAFGVTGKLFGWTNFMKRKVQNRARKNLGIFMDEEDKLVGNN; this is encoded by the coding sequence ATGACAAATAAACAAATGGTAGAACGGTTTTATGAGGCCTTTAGCAGAAGGGATTTTGAAACGATGAATAGCTGTTATGCTGAGGACATTGTATTTAGTGATCCGGTATTCGGTTTTTTGCGCGGAGACGAAGTGCGTGCAATGTGGAAAATGCTTTGTATGAACGCAAAGGACTTTATGTTAACCTTTGACGAGATCACCGAAATAGACCATGAGTACCTGACCTGCAAATGGGTAGCTTCCTATACATTTTCTGGTACGGGTCGGAAGATTGTTAACAGGGCAAAAGGCTTCATGCGGATAAATGAAGGCCTGATTGTAGAGCATAGTGACGGCTTTCGCTTGAGCACCTGGCTGGCTCAGGCATTTGGGGTTACGGGGAAATTATTCGGCTGGACTAATTTTATGAAACGTAAGGTACAGAACAGGGCCCGGAAGAATTTGGGAATTTTTATGGATGAGGAAGATAAACTAGTGGGGAATAACTAG
- a CDS encoding class I SAM-dependent methyltransferase, with translation MKSTVAEIRERFDNDVERFANLETGQQSTIDATVSLELITEAAKNIVPTATHLLDIGCGAGNYSLKMLSKLPGLHCTLADLSQPMLNKAFERVSVQTTGGVQTHHGDIRELSLPQNGFDIILAGAVLHHLRDDEDWQTTFSKLYSLLKPGGCLMISDLVTQDDQRLDDYIWNEYGNYLESLGGKEYRQKVLDYIAKEDSPRSVTYQLNLMKEVGFSTTEILHKNLCFAAFGGIK, from the coding sequence ATGAAATCAACTGTAGCTGAAATACGCGAGCGCTTTGATAACGACGTAGAAAGATTTGCAAACCTTGAAACCGGTCAGCAGTCCACTATTGACGCTACTGTTTCACTGGAGTTGATTACTGAAGCAGCTAAAAACATTGTGCCGACAGCAACACATTTACTGGATATTGGCTGTGGCGCCGGCAACTATTCATTGAAAATGCTTTCGAAACTGCCCGGACTGCATTGTACATTGGCTGACCTAAGCCAGCCTATGCTTAACAAAGCTTTCGAAAGAGTATCCGTACAAACTACCGGAGGTGTACAAACTCACCATGGAGATATCCGTGAACTTTCCTTGCCTCAAAATGGCTTTGATATCATTTTAGCAGGTGCCGTATTACATCACTTGCGGGATGATGAAGACTGGCAAACTACTTTTAGCAAGTTGTATAGTTTATTGAAACCAGGCGGTTGCCTGATGATCAGCGACCTGGTTACCCAGGATGATCAACGGTTGGATGATTATATCTGGAACGAATATGGCAATTACCTGGAAAGCCTGGGCGGAAAAGAGTATCGCCAGAAAGTATTGGATTATATTGCTAAAGAAGATTCCCCCCGTTCGGTAACCTATCAGCTAAACCTGATGAAAGAAGTAGGCTTCAGTACAACAGAAATACTGCACAAAAATCTTTGTTTCGCTGCATTTGGAGGAATTAAATAA
- a CDS encoding NADPH-dependent FMN reductase translates to MNIEIISGSPRQQSLTVRAAYAVQKWFQKNTQHNVGIIDCREHQLPWVEKVFNSIDNTPDQWKPLFERIFKADAFIFVTPEYNGSYSPSLKNMVDHFPKQLHKTLGVVTASNGGFGGMRAAQQLILLGAGLFTVVCPQLLVIPTIDKKIDENGDLIDLAFEKSIHNFASEYLWLAEKIASK, encoded by the coding sequence ATGAACATTGAAATAATATCCGGCAGTCCCCGCCAACAGAGCTTAACCGTAAGAGCAGCATATGCGGTGCAAAAATGGTTTCAAAAAAATACCCAACATAATGTAGGCATCATTGATTGCCGCGAACACCAGTTGCCCTGGGTGGAAAAAGTATTCAATTCTATTGACAATACGCCTGACCAGTGGAAGCCGTTGTTCGAGCGTATATTTAAAGCAGACGCTTTTATTTTCGTTACCCCGGAATATAATGGCAGCTACTCTCCTTCATTAAAAAACATGGTAGATCATTTTCCAAAACAACTGCACAAAACATTAGGCGTTGTTACGGCTTCCAATGGCGGATTCGGAGGTATGCGGGCAGCCCAGCAATTGATCTTATTGGGCGCTGGACTGTTTACCGTGGTTTGTCCTCAATTACTGGTGATCCCCACTATCGATAAAAAAATTGATGAAAATGGCGATCTGATTGATCTTGCTTTCGAAAAAAGCATCCATAATTTCGCATCCGAATACCTTTGGCTGGCTGAAAAGATCGCCTCTAAATAA
- a CDS encoding isoaspartyl peptidase/L-asparaginase family protein, giving the protein MMNRKRFLQLGALAGAVTSMGGRGAYARQLTKVNGPVVVSTWDAGLRANKGAWEVLGKGGTALDAVEKGVMVTENEINCCVGLGANPDRDGFVTLDACIMDHRFNCGSVAFLERIKHPVSVARRVMEKTPHVMLVGSGAQQFALAEGFSLESAELSPDAKKAYQDWLKNEKYEPQINRENKENQGHGPFAPSQINGGWNHDTIGMVALDTNGNLGGSCTTSGMGFKMRGRLGDSPIIGAGLYVDGDVGACTATGQGEDVIRVAGSHSVVEMMRQGYGPEVACRKVIERIVKIKGPDVNKIQVAFLAINKHGVVGSFAIHKGFSYALKTNTAEKLVEANSWFK; this is encoded by the coding sequence ATGATGAATCGTAAGCGTTTTTTGCAGTTAGGAGCATTGGCAGGGGCTGTAACATCTATGGGGGGAAGAGGAGCGTATGCACGGCAGTTAACGAAGGTAAACGGACCTGTGGTAGTCTCTACCTGGGATGCGGGCCTGAGAGCCAATAAAGGAGCCTGGGAGGTATTAGGCAAAGGTGGAACTGCCCTTGACGCGGTTGAAAAAGGCGTTATGGTTACCGAAAACGAAATTAATTGTTGTGTGGGCCTGGGAGCTAATCCCGATAGAGATGGATTTGTAACGCTGGATGCCTGCATAATGGATCATCGTTTTAATTGTGGCAGCGTAGCGTTCCTGGAAAGAATTAAGCATCCCGTTTCGGTAGCCAGGCGGGTAATGGAGAAAACGCCGCATGTAATGCTGGTAGGAAGCGGCGCTCAGCAATTTGCTTTAGCTGAAGGTTTCTCCCTTGAATCGGCGGAGTTATCGCCCGATGCCAAAAAAGCTTACCAGGATTGGCTGAAGAATGAAAAGTATGAGCCACAGATTAACCGGGAAAACAAAGAAAATCAAGGGCATGGCCCGTTTGCTCCGTCGCAGATTAACGGCGGGTGGAATCACGACACGATTGGAATGGTGGCACTGGATACAAATGGAAATCTCGGCGGCAGCTGTACTACCAGCGGGATGGGCTTTAAGATGCGTGGCCGCCTGGGCGATTCACCGATTATCGGCGCAGGACTATATGTGGATGGCGACGTGGGCGCCTGTACCGCAACGGGCCAGGGCGAGGATGTAATACGGGTAGCGGGTTCACATAGCGTAGTAGAAATGATGCGCCAGGGATATGGTCCGGAGGTGGCATGCAGGAAGGTAATTGAACGGATCGTTAAAATAAAAGGGCCTGATGTAAACAAGATACAGGTGGCATTTCTGGCTATCAACAAGCACGGCGTGGTAGGCTCTTTTGCCATACACAAAGGGTTTAGCTATGCATTGAAAACAAATACAGCGGAGAAATTAGTGGAGGCGAATAGCTGGTTTAAGTGA
- a CDS encoding copper homeostasis protein CutC, with product MAYMGQEYTLEIATSDFESTKNAVAGGADRIELCANLGEGGTTQSYGVIKKCRESFDVKIYPIIRVRGGDFFYTEEEFECMLYDAMQCKALGCDGIVIGFLNRDASIDIKRTARLVEAVYPLGVTFHRAFDRCIAPFEALEQLVDIGCERVLTSGQQLTAPQGAALIAELNMVANGRIGIMPGSGVRANNLLVLAAQTRCYEFHTSLRELKKSDMSFFPLAFESSVENDHYSINEAAVKEMKSVLSKLS from the coding sequence ATGGCATATATGGGGCAGGAGTATACTTTAGAAATTGCAACATCAGATTTTGAATCTACCAAAAATGCCGTGGCTGGGGGAGCGGACCGTATAGAGCTCTGTGCCAACCTGGGAGAAGGAGGTACCACCCAATCTTACGGGGTAATTAAAAAATGCAGGGAAAGTTTTGATGTGAAAATCTACCCGATTATCCGGGTGCGGGGCGGTGATTTTTTTTATACGGAAGAAGAGTTTGAATGTATGCTGTATGATGCGATGCAATGCAAAGCGCTTGGATGTGATGGTATCGTGATCGGTTTTTTAAACAGGGATGCATCCATTGATATAAAGCGAACAGCGCGATTAGTGGAAGCGGTTTATCCGCTTGGTGTTACTTTTCACCGGGCCTTCGATCGCTGTATAGCACCGTTTGAAGCCTTAGAGCAATTGGTAGATATTGGGTGTGAGCGCGTGTTAACCAGTGGTCAGCAGCTCACGGCTCCTCAGGGAGCCGCATTGATAGCCGAATTGAACATGGTGGCTAATGGGCGTATCGGCATCATGCCCGGAAGCGGAGTACGTGCGAATAATCTATTGGTGCTGGCTGCACAAACCCGATGTTATGAATTTCACACTTCACTGAGGGAGTTAAAGAAAAGCGATATGTCTTTTTTTCCTCTTGCTTTTGAAAGCAGTGTAGAAAATGATCATTACAGCATTAATGAAGCAGCAGTAAAGGAAATGAAAAGTGTTTTGAGCAAGCTTTCATAA